Part of the Catalinimonas alkaloidigena genome is shown below.
GCATGGTTTTGTTCAATTTTCCATTTTCAAACCCTATAAAGCCCAGTCGGGCTTAGGAAATTCCCGCATCGGACTGTAGCGCTTGTAGGTATCAAAGACCTCTTTATCAGGCCCTACGATCCTTGGGTCTTCGGTCAGCTTCAGGTCCTGTACCATCAGAGCGTCCATCTGCTCTTTGATGCCGGTAAATTCAGGGTCCTGGGCCAGATTATTAAGACAATCCGGATCTTTTTCTATGTCAAACAGCTCATATTCCGGACGTTTTCCTACTGACCATTCAAAGTACTTTTCAAGCCCTTCCTCGTCATGATGCTCTACAATGAATGATTTGGTAGGGCAGGCATCTATATCGGTAAATGCCCACTCGGAATGATGTACACCGGCTGAATCAATGCCATACATAGGATAGACCGCTCCACTGGAATCCGGTACCAGGCGCTGAGGGGCGCCGGCAGGCCAGCGTTCGGGTTTCATGTTCCAGATGTAAAGATAGCGTCCCTGCCGCATGATGCGCTGCGGATAGCCGGCATTGGCGAAGCGTGAGGAGGAATGACGTTCCCTTCCTGCCAGCACATAATTTTTAGTATCATCCACTACCCCTTCTTTCTCTGACTCCAGGATATTAACGAAGCTTTTTCCTGAAATGGGAAGCATTCCTTCAGCCTCAGTTTGGGTAAGTTCCAGTATGGTAGGTGCCAGGTCCACAAAGCTGATAAGGTCCTCTACAGTTCTGCCCGCAGGAAAACCATCGGGATAGCTGATGGCCATCGGCACATGCACTCCATACTCATAGCCATTAGCTTTGGCACGGGGAAAGGGCATTCCATTGTCGGCAGTGACGATGATGATGGTGTTGTCCAACTCGCCTATTTCTTCCAGATGCTCAATCATGCGCATCAGGTGGAGGTCAAACCATTCAATTTCTACGGCATAGTCCAGCAGGTCGCCTCTTATGGTGTCATTATCGGGCAGAAACTCCGGCACTTCCACATCGGCTAATGACTTGCCATGCCGCTTCCAGGAATCCAGTTCATAGGAACGATGAGGTTCAGTGGCGCCATACCAGAAGAAAAAAGGCTCATCTTCATTTCTTTCCCCCATGAACTGCTGAAAGTTAGCGAAGTAGTTTATGGTATTGATTTCTTCTGCATAACGCTCATCTTCCGGACTGCCTTTCTCATAACGGATTTCGTTATATGCTTTACCTGCGGCATCATCTGCCCGAAGTGGGTCTTCTCCGTATTTAAATGGCCCCACCCCTTTGCCGGTGCGACCGGTATGATAGCCATTAGCACCTAGCATGTCTATAAAGGGCACATATTTTTTGAGCCAGCCGGAAGCGTGCTGCCCCGCCGTTTCGTTCTGCCAGTGGTATCGTCCGGTGACGATAGAACTACGAGAGGGGGCACAGCCCGGAGAGCCCGCATAGCAGTTAGCAAAGTAGATACCATTGTTGGCTATCCGGTCAAAAGCCGGGGTCTGCACCCAGCTTCGTCCTGCAAAACTGGTATGGAGAAAAGACTGGTCATCGCTGATGGCAAAAAGAATGTTAGGCTTTTTGGGGGTTGATTCTTCTGAGCAACTCGTAAAAACGACTACAGTTAAAATTACAGAGACAAAATTAAGAAACGTAGTTTTCATATAAGGTTAATTATTCAAATTTTGTAGTATTATTAGAGGCAATGCCTCATGAAACATTTCATTCCACCTCCCACTCATAAGTGCCTGGCTCTAGTTCAAAAACAGCCCGCGCTGCTTCAGTACGATCAGGCTGTCTTGTTTCTCCATTGAGGGTAAGCATCTGGCCTTCTGTATAGGGCACATATATGCTGGCAGTGGTATTGGGAGGTACACTTACCCGCATCAGCAAACTACCTTCCTGCTTTTGCCAGGAAGAAAGAATCTCTCCATAGCCACTCTCGTGTGAGGCATTAACCCAACTTAGCGAAGTTAAAATATCAGGGCGAATGATGAAGTGCTTAAAACCGGGGATGCTTTCGTCGAGCTGTATCCCCGCCAGTGATTCATAAAACCATTCGCTTACGGTACCAAACATGATATGGTTGAGCGACATGGAGCCATCCCAGTCCTGCCACAGGGTGTTGGCTCCTTCTTCCAGCCAGTAGCCGAAGCCGGGAAAATCTTTCTGACGCACCATGCGATACAGTGTTTCCGAATGTCCGTACGCCCTGAGCACATTGAATAGGTATTTCAGACCTACTACCCCCACGTCAAAGTGATTGTCCTGTTTCCTGATATCTTCCAGCAAAACATTCAGTACCTTTTCCTCACTGCTTTCCGGCACGATACCGTGGTAAAGGGCAAGTGCCTGAGAAGTTTGTCCGCCATTCCCATAGCGGCCGCTACGCTCATCAAAATACTTTCGGTTGAAAGCTCCTTTGGCTTGTGAAGCGTACTCCTCGTAATATTCAGCATCTTTGTGCTTATTCAGCACAGAGGCCATCTCGGAGAACATACGGCTAAAGCCTACCAGATAGCCTGAAGCCAGTATATCACCTTCCGTTTTGGTTTCCACCGGTTTGTGGTCATCAATGCCAAAATTGAGGGTATATCCATCTGCATTAGTGATCAGAAAATCCAGGTACTTTTTCATGGCCGGATAATACTTCTCCAGAATAAGCTCATCACCGGTAAAACGGTACAGGTCCCACACCATCTGAATGAATGCTCCCTCCCACTGCGGTCCATAGCCCAGATGATTTATTTCGGGATTTTTACCATAGGTATAACCCCAGCCGCTGCTGGGAATCACGCCCGGCAGATCACCACTCTCCTGCTGTTCGTCTACAAAGTCATCCATCCACTTGAGGTAGGCACGCACTACATCATAGTTGAACAGGCCCGTCTCGGCTACCAGATGAGCGTCGCCGGTCCAGCCAATCTTCTCGCGGTGCGGGCAGTCGGTAGGGATGCCATGATAATTACCGATAAAGGACCATTCCATATTCTGCTGGGTGCGATTGAGGAGCGGGTCGGAGCAGGCAAAATTTCCAGCTTTGTCAAAAGCGGTATGCAAGACTACACCGGTAATCGTTTCCAAGGTAGGTGCTACGGGCAGGCCTCTTACTTCCACATACTGGAATCCGTGATAGACAAAGTGCGGCTCCCACACTTCTACCCCTTCTCCTTTGAGGGTGTAGCGATCGGTCTGAGCATCGCCTGATCTGAGAAACCTCAGGATCTGCTTCTGCTCTACCGTGCCATCGGGAAAAAGGCGCTCTCCCATCTTTATGCTCACCTCCGTAGCCCGCGGACCAGCAACTTTCAGCCGACAGTAGCCCGCTATGTTCTGTCCCAGATCAAATACCCAGACGTTCGGATCTACTTCAGTAACCGATACCGGCTTCACTTCCCGCATGGCTCTGATGGGCTGAATCATCTGCGCCTGCAACTGACCGGAAGCCCCCCGGCTGATCAGGGCATTTTTCCAATCGCTATCGTCAAAACCCTTTTGACTCCATCCGGGCATTTCCAGCCGGGCATCATAAGTTTCTCCGTTGCGGATGCCATCAAAGCGGATGGGACCTTCACACGTTGTTTTCCAGCTTTCATCCGAAACGATAACTTCCCTGCTTCCATCGGCAAACGTCATTTCCAACTGGCACAAAGCCTCAGGGTAGCTTCGCCAGGGAGCCTGGTTGAAGCCCCAGACCGCTTCGGCAAAGTGATTGTACCAGCCGGTACCCAGCACCATTCCGATAACGTTTTCACCTTGCAGCAGCGCATCAGTTATATCATAAGTCAGATAACGCACTGACTTATCGTAGCGGGTTTTTACCGGGTCAAGTATATGATCTTCTACTTTCTCACCATTGAGGTATAGTTCAAAATAGCCAAGCCCGGTCACATATATTCTGGACTCCTTCGGTAATTCCTCTACGGTAAATGTTTTACGAAAAAAAGGAGCAGGTTTGCTTTCTAGCAGGCTATCACTAAAGTCGGGATGCTGTATCCATTGTGCCTGCCAGTCATCATCCTTCAATAGTGCCATTTCCCAAGAGGCAGGCTCACTCCAGCCTGAAGTGTTGCCCTGCTCATCCCAGATTTTCACCTTCCAGTAACAGCGCTGCCGTGATCGTAAGGCTTGTCCGGCATAAGGAATATATAGAGAAGCCGAGGAAGTAATTTTACCACTATCCCAGAGATCACCCTCATCGTTTGCCAGCTTTTCAGGTGAGGAAGCTACCAGAATGTGGTAAGCACTTTGCTGCACGCCTTCCTGCGAAGAGCTGATCTTCCAGGAAAGACGAGGACTTTTGTTGTCAATTCCCAAGGGATTTTCCAGGTATTCACAGCGTAGCCCTTCTAAGCTCAGATGCTGTGAAAACGTAATCAAAGGGAAGAGGAGTAGTAATGAAAGGAGCAAGAGATGTTTTGGAAAATGAGCGTTCAGCTTAGGAGTATTCATGCTGGTGTTGATGTTCTTACCAACATGAAGTAAAAGTTCGTTTGTGAGACACAAACGAAGGCTAAAGAGTCCTCTCTGGATATAATCACTCATCACAATCACATAACTTGACTTTCTCATCTTAGAAAGGGCCTTTTGCATTGGTTTGTACGGCTTCCTTTCCTCCGGGCATTTCACCTCTTGTTCTTTCTATATCCAGGGGATCACCCGTTTCACGATCGTACCAATCGGGAGTAAGTTGGGTGGGGGTAGTATCCAATGTTTCTGTTCTCCACTGCTGCAGCACTTCTCTCATGTACTTCAGGCGAGACTGATATTCCGGCAAGGAGGCTACATTCACCAACTGCATGGGGTCGGTATAGCAATTGAAAAGCTCTTCAGCAGGACGTGGAGCCATAAACATATCTGCCTGGGCAGCGCTCAGCTCACCAGCGTCACGCAGGTCTTTGAGGTCCTGAAAAGAGGGACTTTTATTGGAGTCAGCCGGTCCGGGATTGCTCAGGTTAGGGCGAAGGTTCAACACATACAAGTATCCTTCGGTACGCACCATCCTTTCCAGCGCTTCCTGGTCATGCCAGTTGTGCTCGGAGAAGACATAGTTTCTGAATTTGCTGGCAGGGTTCTCAAGTACACCCGCAAAGCTTTTGCCCTGAAAGCCGGGCTGTATTTCAGCACCTGATAGCTCCAGCAAGGTAGGCGCAATGTCTATCACACTGATCAGGCTGTTACTTACGACACCTTTCCGGGGCAAGCCGGCATTCCATTTCACGACGAAAGGGGTTTTCATGCCACTATCGTATACCCTGGTTTTGCTTCGGGGAAAAGGGCGTCCATTGTCTGACATGATGATGATCAGGGTATTGTCCAGTACCCCCTGCGCTTCCAGCTCTTGCTCTACCTTTCCGATATAGTCATCAAAGCGGGTAACTTCGTCGTAGTATTTGGCCAGATCCTCTTGGGTGCTTTCCGCATCAGCCAGATAAGGGGGTGGCGTGATATCGCCAGCTTCATGAGTTCCACTAAATTCATTAGTACCCCAGGGGCGGTGGGCATCAAAGGCGGCGAACCACATGAAGAAAGGTTTGTCCTTAGGGCGTTCCTTAAGGGAGGAAACCCACATCTCTTCCCCCCCATCGCCATTCTCTTTGCCATTGTCATGAATTACATCAAAACCTCTACGGGCATGCTCGCCCATGTGCCATTTGCCCGCCTGCGCGGTGTAATAGCCGGCATTCTGCATCAGTTCCGGAAAGATGGCCACTTCTGCCGGGAGGGGCGTATGCAGTTCAGCTGAACCGGTATTGTGAGGATACCTGCCGGAAATGATGCTGGTCCGGCTGGGACTACAGGAACTGGCCGTGAGGTAGGTATTGGTAAAGCGGATGCCTTCCTGTGCCATTCGGTCAATGTTGGGTGTTTGCACTTCGGTATTGCCATAACAGCCCAGGTCATTCCACCCGATATCATCGGCGATGATGAAGACGACATTGGGCGGATTATTCTGGGCATTTGAATTTTGGAAAAGTAGTAGGAGTAAACATCCTGCCAGCAGCAGGCTTGGTTTCAGGTTCATAGGGTGTTGGTTGTAGTGGTTATTGTCTGCTTTCAACGCGTCTTTGGTAACAGTATACTGTTATTTTCCCAAACTACGAGCATAGCTTAAGAAAACAAATTTCTCCTGCCGGAAAAGTAGTAGCCGGCAGGAGAAATACAAGTGATTAAAATCCGGCGTTCTGACTAAGATCCGGGTTAACATCTATCGCCCGTTGGGGGATAGGAAAATGCAGTTTATCCTGGTTGATATTATACCCTTTGGCTCCCATTACTTCAAGGGCCCGGCCGGTACGTACCAGGTCAAAAAACCTGTGGAACTCAAAAGCAAGTTCTACCCTTCTTTCGTGTTCAATGGCCCTCTCCAGGCTAGTGTACTCAGCGGGATAACCCGGCTCACCGAAGCCAGGCAGCCCTACTCTAGCTCTTACCATATTCAGGTAAGTAGGGTCACCCGTAACTTCTGCGTACATAAGCAGGATATCGGCATAGCGGATAATCTCAAAATTATGCCCGGCGTAACGCCAGTTGGGATCAAAAAACTTCATCGTAAATGGATAGTCCACAAACTCCCCGGATTCCAGGTTGACGTAGCCGGGATACACCGAAGTAATCTGCCTGATACTGTCGGCAGGTTCAAACTCATCTACCAGGTCCTGGGTAGGGGTATTTCTTCCTCCACCGCGGAAAGTTTCATTGATACCGGGCAGGTGAAATGACCATTGGTAAGGTGTGTACTCCTGCTGATGATTGCTGTTTACTGCATTCTGTCCTTCCAGGTACTGTATTTCCAGAATAGATGACTTTGAATTTTTGGTGTCGGGATGAAAAAGATGAAGATAATCCTGGGCATTCACTACACCATTATCGTCGGCATCCAGTGAGTACATCCCGCTGTCAATGATTTCTTTCAGTTCAGCCTCAGCCCCCGATTCATTTCCCCGGCTAAGGTAGACTTTAGCCAGCACTGCCGTAGCACCATATTGGGTAACCCTCCCAATATTATTTCCTGTATAGCTTTCTGGAAGATTTTCTTTAGCATACCTCAGATCACTAATGATTTGCTCATATACCACTTCACTATCTTCGCGCAGGTATTCGTAACCTTCTTCCGGAGAGAGAGGCTCCAGGGGTAAAGGAATATCTCCCCAAACCCTCACCATGTTGAAGTAGATCAGCGCCCGAACAAACCTCACTTCCGCACTCAGCCTTTCTTCTAATTCCTGACTACTAAATTCCACGGCTGTATTTTCAAGACGATTCAAGATATCGTTGCAAATAAAAATTGAGTTGTAGGAATCCTGCCAGGCATTTTCAGTATCCAGATCGTTGGTTGGAATATTGAAATTAGAGATCATCTCTGCAGAATTGCTGGACCCTCCGATAAACTCTATGTACGTATTGTCCGAGCGCAACTCTCCGTAAATATCAGCGATCCCACCTGCCCGGTAAGCTCTTTCCATTTGCCGGTATGCATCATTCACTGCCAGAATGAACTGTTCTTCTGTCTGGTAAAAATTACCTTCGGTAATCGCGGTTTTTGGGTACAGGTCAAGGTCTTCTTCACTACAGGCAAATATGCCCAGCAGTAAAGTATATAGAATAACTTTATTGATCTTTTTCATTTCTTCAGTTTTTAAGATGGATAAATCAGAAGCTTACGTTCAGGCCCAGTGAATATACCTTAGCCGATGGGTAAGGAGAATGCGCCACTCCACGACGAGCTGCATTACTTGCTCCGCCATTGTAGTTCTCCGGATCAAACACCGGACTGTCAGAGATTGTAAACAAGTTTTGCCCGTTGAAATACGCTCTGACTGAGCCTAAACCAATTGTTTCAAGCAAAGAAGGAGAAAAAGTATAGCCTAAGGTTACACTCTTAAGCCTTACAAAAGAACCATCTACGATCCAGTAACTGGAAGGCTGTTTTTCGTAACCATCCAGGTTGACAGTAAGCTTATAGTGATAACCATCCCCCGGCTCTTCTGCTGACCTCCAGCGGTTTGTCATAGCCTCGTAGTAATTACGACCTTCATGGTACTGCATGGAGCGGTGAATGTTATTGTCAAACACTTCATTACCATGCACGCCCTGAAACAGGAAGCTGAAATCAAAGTTTTTATAGTTAAATGTGTTGGTCATTCCCCAGGTAAAGTCCGGGGCAGCATTACCAATAATGGTTCTGTCATCTGCATTAAAAACACCATCCTGATTTACGTCTACATATCTTCCATCTCCCGCTACCGCTGTCTCGTAAGCAGCAGGATCAGCTTCCACTTCCGCTTCGTTCATATAGACTCCATCATATTTATATCCATAAAAGCTAAAGATAGGCTCGCCTATCTGGTTGATAGATTGCATACCAAAACCTGCGTTAAGAATCAAAGGGGCATCATCTGGTCCTAAATCCACTATCTCATTCCGATTCATGGAGTAATTGAGTTGGGTAGTCCATTTCAGGTCACCGGTAAGATTACGCGTCACTAAACTTAGCTCTAAGCCTTTGTTTTGTAGCTTACCTATATTCTTAAAAATACTGGTAAATCCGGTGACTGAAGGTACGGGTACATCCAGTAACAAACCATCAGAACGAGTGGTATAGACGTTACTTTCCAGCACTATTCTGTTGTTCAGGATACCGATGTCCAAACCTAAATTAAGTTGTCTGGAACGTTCCCAGCCCAACTCAGGATTGGTAAAGCCTGAAGGATAAAAAGAGGATTCCAGTGAATTGCCAAAAGCAACTCTGGCCTGGTTTAAAGCAGAAATCCATCGGTAGTCGGCAAACTGATCGTTTCCGGTAAAACCATAACTAGCCCGTAGCTTTAAGTTGCTGATGACATCCAAACTACTCATGAAACTTTCGTCAGAGACGAACCAGCCCGCTGAAACTGAAGGGAAGTAGCCCCATTTCTTATCAGGACCAAAACGGGAAGAGCCATCCCTTCTGATACTGGCCGCCAGCAGGTATTTTCCTTTATAATTATAGTTTACCCGGGAGAAATAAGAGATCAAAGTTCGCTCAGTAGCCTGATCATCGGCGCGGGCAACAGTGGCTCCTGCGCTGAGATAGGGTATCAGGTCATTATTATAGCCGCGTCTTTCAGCGATAGATCTGTAAAAGTCATCTTTAAGATACTCCTGCCCCAAGAGTACCGTCAGATTATGATCACCGAAGCTTTTGTTGTAGTTCAGCAGATTTTGAACATTATAGTTGATTGTCCTGTCCATACCTACAGTCATTACACCTTCGGTCTGCACATTAGGCCCCATCGTATGATCACGGGTAGCATAATGGGTATCATCTATACGCTGGTAATATAAATTTAACGTTGACCTGAAATTCAGGCTGGGGAAAATATCTACCTGTCCGAAGATGTTACCCAGCCCATTAAAACGCCTGTGTTGGATATCATCCTTAATTCTGTACAGTGGATGACCGTTGAAAGCTCTGAACAGAATCGCATCATAACTGCCAAAGCCTTCTACAGAATTAGGCTCCCCCAGATAACCGTTGTCAGCATATACAGGGTAGATTGAGGGATATTGTACTGCCCATTCTACCGTTCTGTTGTAAGGTTCATTTTCGTGATCGTAGGTTGCGTTCAGCATACCTCCCAATTCCGCCCAGTCGTTTACTTTTGAAGAAATTTTAAAGTTTAGTGAATACTTATTATAGTCAGAAGCAATGACAATACCCTCCTGCTTAACATATCCACCGGACACCCGATAATTCATTTTCTCCCCTCCCCCGGATACATTCAGGTCAACTTTATGCATAGGGGCTACTCTGAAAATCAAGTCCTGCCAGTCGGTATTGGGAAGTGACTCAGGATTTTCCAGCTCTTCAGGCCAGGTATATTTGTACTGACCACGTGCCTCAATGGTGTTTGGCGCGTTGGGATCTCCTCCGGTTTCAATCCATCCGTTTTGGGCAGCATCAATAGAAGCCTGCGCATACTCATAGGAATCCATCACATCTATGGTGTTAATTACCTCCTGAATACTATACGAATAATTCACCCCAATTTTTGGCTTACCGGCTTTTCCGCTAAGGGTAGTAACGAGTACTACGCCATTCGCCCCCCTTGAGCCGTAGATGGAAGCAGAGGCTGCGTCTTTTAGAATTTCTATGGATGCAATATCCGCAGGGTTAAGCATATTCATGTCATAATTGGGTAAAGGAATGCCATCTACCACAATTAGAGGAGAGCTGTTGGCCGAGATGGAGTTAATCCCCCTGATCTGGATGGAAGAAGAACTGCCGGGCCTGCCATTTCCATTCACCACCTGTACGCCGGGCAGCTTACCGTACATGGCTTGCCCCATCTCAACCATAGGACGGCTTTGCAGGTCAATATCCATATCTACCGTGCCTTGCGCGCCCGATATGTTTGCCTTCTGCTGGGTACCATAGCCCACGACCACCACTTCTTCCAGTGACTTCACATCTGGACTTAAGGTTATATTGATGGTGGTTCTGCCACTAATCTCCACTTCTTGTGAGAGGTAGCCGATGGAAGAAAATACCAGGGTGGAAATGTTATCATCCAGCGTCAGCCGATAGCTCCCGTCAATTCCTGTTACCGTACCCATCGTCGTGCCCTTGCCTAATACATTGACGCCAGGCAGTGGCTCTCCTGATTCTCCATCTGTCACCTTTCCACTGATGGTCTGTTCAAGGGCTTGTGAATAATGATCAAGTGAAGGTGAATGTGTTACTGTAAAAGTTACAGCCTCCTGATTATCTCCCTTCTTAAGATCAAGATAGGCCAGTTGGCTGCCGGAGCCCACACTTTGCGATAATGCCTGACCTGCCAGAGGAATCAATAAAATAATGGATGCCAACAACATGCTGCGGCATAGTTTTAAGAGTAGTTTCATAGGTTATTAAAATTAAGTAGTGAAAAAATTTTGTCTAAAAAGTCACCTTTCTGTGATGATTATTTCTCTTTAAATTCTATGGTATTTTTGATAAAACTTCGGTTTACTTATCAAGTAGTAGATATTTAAAGAAGCGACATAAATATGTCTCTGATCTACTCTCTCACACCCACCTCCTGTGCCCAGTTTTGATATTCAGAGGCAAGCGATTCTGTGACGTCTACATATTCACTGCTCACATCCTGTAACTCTGTAGGGTCTTTTTCCATGTCATATAAGCTCCATTGGTTATCCGATGCATTCGTCACAATCTTCCATTTGCCTTTTCGTAATGCCTGATGGCCAAAGTGCTCCCAATACAATGCCCTTTCCTGATCCAGAGTGCCGCCGGTAAATACAGGCTTCAGGCTCTCCCCTTGTAGTGGTTTTATGGGTCTGCCCTGATAAGTTTGAGGGTAATTCGTTCCGGCTACATCCAGGCAGGTAGCCATAATATCTATGACATGGGCATAATCATTGACGATACCTTTAGTTTTGATGCCTGCCGGCCAATGTGCGATAAATGGTGTAGCAATACCGCCTTCATTTGTCCACTGCTTGTATCTTCTGAAAGGTGTATTGGAGGCAATGGCCCAGGGTTTCTGGTAAGCTACATACGAGCCAGGGTAACCAATTTCAACTGTAGGATCATTAAGTTTTCTTCCACTGATTTCTTCCACGCAACCTCCGTTGTCAGACAGAAATAGAATCAGCGTATTTTCCCAGGCATCATTTTGTTTTAAGGTGTTAAAGACTTTGCCAATACCCTGGTCCATACGGTCTATTATCGCAGCATACACTGCCATGCGCTTTGCCCAGTCTTCTTTATTTTCCGCATCTTCCCAGGCCTCTACGTCCTCTTCACGGGGCGATAAGGCATAGGTAGAATCTATGATGCCCAAATCCAGCATTTTCTGATAACGAACCGTTCTTAATGAATCCCAGCCCAAGTCATATTTACCTTCATACTTCTGTATATCCTCAGGCAAAGCATGCAGCGGCCAGTGGGGAGCGGTGTAGGCAAGGTACATCAAGAAAGGCTGCTCCTTCTTCTGTTGAAAATGATTATCCAGAAAATCCACTGCATAATTGGAAAAGGCATCCGTCATATAAAAATTATCCGCGGGGGGTGCCCAGGGCTGGTCATCCAGTGCCATTTGTCTTATTCTGGGCTGCACTTTGATGATCTCAAAATAGCTGCTACCTCCGCTGATCAGCCCAAAATAACGCTCAAAGCCCCGTTGAAGCGGCCAGTGCTCGGGCTTCTCTCCTACGTGCCACTTTCCGGACATATAGGTAGCATAGCCTGCCTCT
Proteins encoded:
- a CDS encoding arylsulfatase; translation: MRYTDIFKKSSNLLTLLGSAALLVSACAEQPKETQSTLASAKPNILIIMADDMGYSDIGSYGSEIATPNLDEIADKGIRFRQFYNAARCCPTRASLLTGLYPHEAGIGAMVTSLNSEPEPGPYQGFLNDSSMTIAEALGEAGYATYMSGKWHVGEKPEHWPLQRGFERYFGLISGGSSYFEIIKVQPRIRQMALDDQPWAPPADNFYMTDAFSNYAVDFLDNHFQQKKEQPFLMYLAYTAPHWPLHALPEDIQKYEGKYDLGWDSLRTVRYQKMLDLGIIDSTYALSPREEDVEAWEDAENKEDWAKRMAVYAAIIDRMDQGIGKVFNTLKQNDAWENTLILFLSDNGGCVEEISGRKLNDPTVEIGYPGSYVAYQKPWAIASNTPFRRYKQWTNEGGIATPFIAHWPAGIKTKGIVNDYAHVIDIMATCLDVAGTNYPQTYQGRPIKPLQGESLKPVFTGGTLDQERALYWEHFGHQALRKGKWKIVTNASDNQWSLYDMEKDPTELQDVSSEYVDVTESLASEYQNWAQEVGVRE